A region from the Streptomyces tsukubensis genome encodes:
- a CDS encoding MarR family winged helix-turn-helix transcriptional regulator, which yields MEAVNGGGAAAPERLRALAVSLRRVNGEINRLTDAFATAHGLHATDMSALAAVLDAEQPVTPGMLRTRLGLTSGAVTACLDRLERAGHIRRTRDETDRRVVRVEYVDEARLAARAFFRPLAVAGERARGRFDDEELDVVLRFLDAFSEEMAGLEEPPGPSV from the coding sequence GTGGAAGCGGTGAACGGTGGTGGCGCGGCGGCGCCGGAGCGGCTGAGGGCGCTGGCCGTCTCCCTGCGGCGGGTCAACGGTGAGATCAACCGGCTGACGGACGCCTTCGCGACAGCCCATGGACTGCATGCGACGGACATGAGCGCGCTCGCCGCGGTCCTGGACGCGGAGCAGCCGGTCACCCCGGGGATGCTGCGGACGCGGCTGGGCCTGACGTCCGGCGCGGTGACCGCCTGTCTGGACCGGTTGGAGCGCGCCGGTCATATCCGCCGTACCCGTGATGAAACGGACCGGCGGGTGGTCCGGGTCGAGTACGTGGACGAGGCACGGTTGGCGGCGCGGGCCTTCTTCCGTCCGCTGGCGGTGGCGGGGGAGCGCGCGCGAGGACGGTTCGATGACGAGGAACTCGACGTGGTGCTGAGGTTCCTGGACGCCTTCAGCGAGGAGATGGCCGGGCTGGAGGAGCCCCCGGGCCCGTCGGTCTGA
- a CDS encoding iron chaperone, translated as MVQSAAGDVDGYLAEAPEERRAVLTELRRLCRAELAGFDEVMAYGMPAYERDGTAEIAFASQKQYISFYLLRSDVREAFEERLAGQDMGKGCLRFRKPERVDFGLLRDLLRATAARPGTVC; from the coding sequence ATGGTGCAAAGCGCGGCAGGTGACGTCGACGGCTATCTGGCTGAGGCTCCGGAGGAGCGCAGAGCCGTGCTGACCGAGCTGCGGCGGCTGTGCCGGGCGGAGCTGGCGGGTTTCGACGAGGTCATGGCGTACGGCATGCCCGCGTACGAGCGCGACGGCACCGCGGAGATCGCCTTCGCGAGTCAGAAGCAGTACATCTCCTTCTACCTCCTGCGCAGCGACGTCCGCGAGGCCTTCGAGGAACGGCTGGCCGGGCAGGACATGGGCAAGGGCTGCCTGCGGTTCCGCAAGCCGGAGCGCGTCGACTTCGGCCTGCTGCGCGATCTGCTCAGGGCCACCGCGGCCCGGCCCGGCACGGTCTGCTGA
- a CDS encoding TetR/AcrR family transcriptional regulator, whose product MGAARTPRDRWVEEGLRALADGGPDAVRVEVLAKRLGVTKGGFYGYFADRDALLTAMLDTWERESTDEVIAQVEREGGDPKTKAQRAGLLTFSDELLPVDLAVRDWARRDPSVAERLRRVDNRRMELLREMIGTFCADPDEVEARSLLAFCMTVGRHTLAADHNGRTRLEVLQRAGDLILDRPPTG is encoded by the coding sequence GTGGGCGCAGCTCGCACACCCCGTGACCGCTGGGTGGAGGAGGGCCTGCGGGCCCTCGCCGACGGCGGCCCGGACGCCGTCCGCGTCGAGGTGCTCGCCAAACGGCTCGGCGTCACCAAGGGCGGTTTCTACGGGTACTTCGCGGACCGCGACGCCCTGCTGACGGCCATGCTGGACACCTGGGAGCGGGAGAGCACCGACGAGGTGATCGCGCAGGTCGAGCGCGAGGGCGGCGACCCCAAGACCAAAGCCCAGCGGGCGGGCCTGCTCACCTTCTCCGACGAGCTGCTCCCCGTCGACCTCGCGGTCCGCGACTGGGCCCGCCGCGATCCGTCCGTGGCGGAGCGCCTGCGCCGGGTCGACAACCGGCGCATGGAGCTGCTGCGGGAGATGATCGGCACCTTCTGCGCCGACCCCGACGAGGTGGAGGCCCGCAGTCTGCTGGCCTTCTGCATGACGGTGGGCCGCCACACCCTGGCCGCCGACCACAACGGCCGTACCAGGCTGGAAGTCCTCCAGCGCGCGGGCGATCTGATCCTCGACCGCCCGCCGACGGGCTGA
- a CDS encoding terpene synthase family protein encodes MTSARTTALRMPKLYCPFPDQVHPEAAEIDRRSLEWLDAYGLLTDTAVRGRFGRSKIGWQASRTTPHADTELVQLHADWQMWLFAFDDVRSEETGAGARPGPMARSLASFLRILQEPGTRVDEEDPFTSALRDLRRRLAAVGTRVQVDRFVTSVLGYWFAQVWEAGNRADAVWPTVEEYTAMRVHTGAVPTCLALIDVIGRFELPAAELARPEVRALTTKAVNVVCWANDIHSYEKEADRSNHPVNLPILLHRRDRGTVQEAIDAAADMHDAEVAAYCALRPRVTAGPELGRYLDGLESWMRGNLTWSLSTGRYHRTPVPA; translated from the coding sequence ATGACATCGGCGAGGACGACGGCACTGCGGATGCCGAAGCTGTACTGCCCCTTCCCCGACCAGGTCCATCCCGAAGCCGCCGAGATCGACCGCAGGTCCCTGGAGTGGCTCGACGCGTACGGACTCCTCACCGATACCGCCGTACGGGGCCGCTTCGGCCGGTCGAAGATCGGCTGGCAGGCGTCCCGTACGACACCGCACGCCGATACGGAACTGGTGCAGCTCCACGCCGACTGGCAGATGTGGCTGTTCGCCTTCGACGACGTCCGCTCCGAGGAGACCGGGGCGGGCGCCCGGCCCGGTCCGATGGCCCGGAGCCTGGCGTCCTTCCTGCGGATCCTCCAGGAGCCCGGGACCCGGGTCGACGAGGAGGACCCCTTCACCTCGGCGCTGCGGGACCTGCGGCGGCGGCTGGCGGCGGTCGGCACCCGGGTCCAGGTCGACCGGTTCGTCACCTCGGTGCTGGGCTACTGGTTCGCCCAGGTGTGGGAGGCCGGCAACCGGGCGGATGCGGTGTGGCCCACGGTCGAGGAGTACACGGCCATGCGCGTCCACACCGGCGCGGTACCGACCTGTCTGGCGCTGATCGACGTCATCGGCCGGTTCGAACTCCCGGCGGCCGAGCTGGCGCGTCCGGAGGTCAGAGCACTGACGACGAAAGCGGTCAACGTCGTCTGCTGGGCCAATGACATCCACTCGTACGAGAAGGAGGCCGACCGCAGCAACCATCCGGTCAACCTGCCGATCCTGCTGCACCGCCGGGACCGCGGCACGGTCCAGGAGGCGATCGACGCGGCCGCGGACATGCACGACGCCGAAGTCGCCGCCTACTGCGCACTCCGGCCCCGGGTCACGGCGGGCCCGGAGCTGGGCCGCTACCTCGACGGCCTGGAGTCGTGGATGCGGGGCAACCTGACCTGGTCCCTGTCGACCGGCCGGTACCACCGGACACCCGTCCCCGCCTGA
- a CDS encoding L,D-transpeptidase → MRRRTTAVCLAAVLGPLVLTACSGGSPAEKADGKAAAGAVKAEGAPATVAVTPSGTGVRAGAPVKVTASGGTLTSVTVTDGKGAALSGALSAGNTVWTSERPAAPGATYRVSAKTRGTGGAEGTKEASFSTADAGKVNTVVLAPVGKTIGIAHPVSIAFTKPVKNKAEVEKALKVTTDNNTEGSWGWVKDFHGKDRIDWRPRNYWKPGTKVTLDARLNGVDSGPSGGFLVKDYRLSFAIGRAQEVKVDLDRKQLAFQRDGKTVRTIPVSGGDPDHGDKASWRGIQVLMSKEGTVRMRSQSVGLGDAYDKMVGYSMRLTWSGAYAHAAPWNSAYFGKANKSSGCIGMSTANAQSFYQDIQVGDPFTVTGKDTKGLPPQGNGFSNWNLSWEEWQQRSALN, encoded by the coding sequence GTGCGCCGCCGCACCACTGCCGTCTGTCTGGCCGCCGTGCTGGGGCCGCTCGTACTGACCGCCTGTTCCGGGGGGAGCCCGGCCGAGAAGGCCGACGGCAAGGCCGCCGCGGGGGCAGTGAAGGCCGAAGGGGCGCCCGCGACCGTCGCGGTGACGCCGAGCGGGACGGGGGTACGGGCCGGGGCGCCGGTGAAGGTCACCGCCAGCGGCGGGACCCTGACCTCCGTCACCGTCACCGACGGCAAGGGCGCCGCGCTCTCCGGCGCACTGTCCGCGGGCAACACCGTGTGGACGTCCGAACGACCGGCCGCGCCCGGGGCGACGTACCGCGTGAGCGCCAAGACCCGGGGTACGGGCGGCGCCGAGGGCACGAAGGAGGCGTCGTTCTCCACCGCGGACGCCGGCAAGGTCAACACGGTGGTCCTGGCCCCCGTCGGCAAGACGATCGGCATCGCCCACCCGGTGTCGATCGCCTTCACGAAGCCCGTGAAGAACAAGGCCGAGGTGGAGAAGGCCCTCAAGGTCACCACGGACAACAACACCGAGGGCTCCTGGGGCTGGGTCAAGGACTTCCACGGCAAGGACCGGATCGACTGGCGGCCCAGGAACTACTGGAAGCCGGGCACCAAGGTCACCCTCGATGCCCGGCTCAACGGCGTCGACTCCGGCCCGTCCGGCGGTTTCCTCGTCAAGGACTACCGGCTCTCCTTCGCCATCGGCCGCGCCCAGGAGGTGAAGGTCGACCTCGACCGCAAGCAGCTCGCCTTCCAGCGCGACGGGAAGACGGTCCGTACGATCCCCGTCTCCGGCGGCGACCCCGACCACGGCGACAAGGCGTCCTGGCGCGGTATCCAGGTCCTGATGAGCAAAGAAGGCACGGTCAGGATGCGGTCCCAGAGCGTGGGCCTGGGCGACGCCTACGACAAGATGGTCGGCTACTCGATGCGCCTGACCTGGTCGGGCGCGTACGCCCATGCCGCTCCGTGGAACTCCGCCTACTTCGGCAAGGCCAACAAGAGCTCCGGCTGCATCGGCATGAGCACCGCGAACGCCCAGTCCTTCTACCAGGACATCCAGGTCGGTGACCCGTTCACGGTGACCGGCAAGGACACCAAGGGCCTGCCGCCGCAGGGCAACGGCTTCAGCAACTGGAACCTGTCCTGGGAGGAGTGGCAGCAGCGCAGCGCCCTGAACTGA
- a CDS encoding aminotransferase-like domain-containing protein, which translates to MSDSSTSEELAARLRELLTGLAPGDRLPSSRELIQRYRVGPATVARAIALLAAEGAVVTRPGSGTYAAQRPGPRTEVTDTAWQTVALTDRAVDTRLIADVPPAPAGTITLDGGYVHRSLQPVRALSAALARAARRPDAWDRAPASGLAALRTVFAAVAGGGVTPEDVLITAGGQSALSIAFRAIAGPGDPVLVESPGYPGAVAAARAAGLRPVPVPVDQDGVRPDLLADAFAMTGARLFYCQPAFHNPTGAVLAPERRRQVLDVARATGAFVVEDDFARYLGHGGPVPKPLMADDHNGTAVHITSLTKPAAPSLRIGALIARGPVMERLRAVRLVDDFFIARPLQEAAVELLGSPSWERHVRTLAEELRGRCALLAGAIAREVPEWTPAGLPAGGLHLWYRLPAGTDDTAFAAAARRHGVAVSPGVRYFATEPSAAHLRLGFAATSDGAELAEAARRLGALVRGEAATGE; encoded by the coding sequence ATGTCTGACAGTAGCACTTCTGAAGAGTTGGCGGCCAGGCTCCGTGAACTCCTCACCGGGCTGGCTCCCGGTGACCGGCTGCCCAGCAGCCGGGAGTTGATCCAGCGCTACCGGGTCGGTCCCGCCACGGTCGCGCGCGCCATCGCCCTGCTCGCCGCGGAGGGCGCGGTGGTCACCCGGCCCGGCAGCGGCACTTATGCCGCACAGCGCCCCGGGCCCCGTACGGAGGTCACCGACACCGCGTGGCAGACGGTCGCGCTGACCGACCGCGCCGTCGACACCCGGCTGATCGCCGATGTCCCGCCGGCGCCCGCGGGGACGATCACGCTGGACGGCGGCTATGTGCACCGGTCCCTCCAGCCGGTCCGGGCGCTGAGCGCGGCGCTGGCCCGGGCCGCCCGCCGCCCCGACGCCTGGGACCGTGCGCCCGCGAGCGGACTGGCGGCACTGCGTACCGTGTTCGCCGCTGTCGCGGGTGGCGGGGTGACGCCCGAGGACGTCCTGATCACCGCGGGCGGGCAGAGCGCCCTGTCCATCGCGTTCCGTGCGATCGCCGGACCGGGCGATCCGGTGCTGGTGGAGTCGCCCGGCTATCCGGGCGCCGTCGCCGCAGCCCGCGCCGCCGGGCTCCGCCCGGTGCCCGTACCGGTCGACCAGGACGGTGTCCGGCCCGATCTGCTGGCCGATGCCTTCGCGATGACCGGGGCGCGGCTGTTCTACTGCCAGCCCGCATTCCACAATCCGACCGGCGCGGTGCTGGCACCGGAGCGGCGCAGGCAGGTCCTCGATGTGGCCAGGGCCACCGGCGCCTTCGTCGTCGAGGACGATTTCGCGCGGTATCTGGGGCACGGCGGTCCGGTCCCGAAACCCCTGATGGCCGATGACCACAACGGCACCGCCGTCCACATCACCTCACTCACCAAACCCGCGGCGCCCAGCCTGCGGATCGGTGCCCTGATCGCCCGGGGCCCGGTGATGGAACGGCTGCGCGCGGTCCGTCTCGTGGACGACTTCTTCATCGCGCGGCCCCTGCAGGAGGCCGCCGTCGAACTGCTCGGTTCCCCCTCCTGGGAACGGCACGTCCGGACCCTCGCCGAAGAACTGCGCGGACGCTGTGCCCTGCTGGCCGGGGCGATCGCCCGCGAGGTCCCGGAATGGACACCCGCCGGCCTGCCCGCCGGTGGCCTGCATCTCTGGTACCGCCTGCCCGCCGGTACGGACGACACCGCCTTCGCCGCGGCGGCCCGCCGGCACGGTGTGGCCGTCAGCCCGGGCGTCCGCTACTTCGCCACCGAGCCGTCGGCTGCCCATCTGCGACTCGGCTTCGCCGCCACGAGCGACGGCGCCGAACTGGCCGAGGCGGCACGCCGACTGGGCGCCCTCGTACGGGGCGAGGCCGCCACCGGCGAATGA
- a CDS encoding cytochrome P450 gives MSSATATPLAPGRLPLIGHAWQLWRDPLEFLLGLRTVGKVVRVGLGRMTLHFVTDPELVHQVLVAQSGSFERGTIFQRAGAVFGEGLVTSDGERHRTDRRMIQPGFRRDRLDHYTAIMSDNARKLAESWHPGERVDVNEAMYHLAITNLTEALFSCDLERAGKHELADVVKVISQGAMMRAVLPPSLTAAPLPVNRRFAAAAEAIHATLDRIITERRARPGDRQDLLALLLSLRDPATGAPRSDQWIRDQAVTMLNAGVDTTASTLTWAFHELGRHPEIRERVEEEVDAVVGRGPVGPDQLAALDYTDRFLKEVARLHSFLMLIRRTTDPVELGGVRLPAGAEVAYSLYALHRDPELFPDPERLDPGRWSPGERPVRRDTWLPFGAGVHKCIGDTFSWAEMLAAVAAVTARHRLAPAPGTTVRTKPAIIPKPDRLPMIVRPRQGRGTTDHGALS, from the coding sequence ATGAGTTCGGCAACCGCAACCCCCCTGGCCCCCGGCCGGCTTCCGCTCATCGGGCACGCCTGGCAACTGTGGCGCGACCCGCTGGAGTTCCTGCTCGGCCTGCGGACGGTCGGGAAGGTGGTCCGGGTCGGCCTGGGCCGGATGACACTGCATTTCGTCACGGACCCGGAGCTGGTCCACCAGGTCCTGGTCGCGCAGTCCGGCAGTTTCGAGCGCGGCACGATCTTCCAGCGCGCCGGTGCCGTCTTCGGCGAGGGGCTGGTGACCTCGGACGGGGAACGGCACCGCACCGACCGGCGGATGATTCAGCCGGGGTTCCGCCGTGACCGACTCGACCACTACACCGCGATCATGAGCGACAACGCCCGCAAGCTGGCGGAGTCCTGGCACCCCGGCGAACGCGTCGACGTCAACGAGGCGATGTACCACCTCGCGATCACCAATCTCACCGAGGCGCTGTTCTCCTGCGATCTGGAACGCGCCGGTAAGCACGAACTCGCGGACGTGGTGAAGGTGATCAGCCAGGGAGCCATGATGCGCGCGGTGCTGCCGCCGTCGCTGACGGCGGCACCGCTCCCGGTGAACCGGCGGTTCGCCGCCGCAGCCGAAGCGATCCACGCCACCCTCGACCGGATCATCACGGAACGCCGCGCCCGGCCCGGCGACCGGCAGGACCTGCTGGCGCTCCTGCTCTCCCTGCGGGACCCGGCCACCGGCGCACCGAGGAGCGACCAGTGGATCCGCGATCAGGCGGTGACCATGCTGAACGCCGGAGTGGATACCACCGCCTCCACTCTGACCTGGGCCTTCCATGAGCTGGGCCGTCATCCCGAGATCCGCGAACGCGTCGAGGAGGAGGTCGACGCGGTCGTCGGCCGGGGGCCGGTCGGGCCGGATCAGCTGGCCGCGCTGGACTACACCGACCGTTTCCTCAAGGAAGTCGCCCGGCTGCACTCGTTCCTCATGCTCATCCGGCGCACCACCGACCCCGTCGAGCTGGGCGGCGTCCGGCTGCCCGCCGGTGCCGAGGTGGCGTACAGCCTCTACGCACTCCACCGCGACCCCGAGCTGTTCCCCGATCCGGAGCGGCTGGACCCCGGCCGCTGGTCGCCCGGCGAGCGGCCGGTCCGGCGGGACACCTGGCTTCCGTTCGGCGCCGGTGTCCACAAATGCATCGGTGACACGTTCTCCTGGGCCGAGATGCTCGCCGCCGTGGCCGCCGTCACCGCACGCCACCGGCTCGCCCCCGCCCCCGGGACCACCGTGCGCACCAAGCCGGCGATCATCCCCAAACCGGACCGCCTGCCGATGATCGTCCGTCCCAGGCAGGGCCGTGGCACCACTGATCACGGAGCGCTCTCATGA
- a CDS encoding MMPL family transporter encodes MPRTARPARSSRAARWLIPLLLLAAWLGVGGVLGPYAGKLGEVATNDQAAFLPRTAESTRVIDMQEDFRQSDAVPLVVVWTARGGGPLPETARADATAALKGIDGSPLLAGNPSPALASDDGRALRAVVPLRTGLDDGLADALDEIGAEARTVPGTAVHLAGPAAAQADLKNAFSGIDGLLLGVALATVLVILLLVYRSVLLPLLIIVAAVFALALACAVVYALAERGIVRVDGQVQGILSILVIGAATDYALLLTARFREELERGDDRTAAMRAALRRSAGPVLASAATVALGLLALLLSDLTNNRALGPVGAIGIVCAVAAALTFLPAVLVLLGRAAYWPARPHREDPATATGSHRLWRRVADLVDRAPRRVWAATLAALLACAAFAPNLTSRGVPLDETFVGDVPSVAAQAVLGEHFPGGSGSPAVVIARAEALEPVTAAARQVPGVASVLPTTAGGSPGGPPLIAEGRIRLDVTLADPADSEAAERTVAALRDAVRAVPGADTLVGGVTAQRIDTQRTAAADRTLIVPVVLAIILIILTALLRSLLMPLLLVATVALNFFATLGVASLVFTHLLGFTGTDASVPLYGFVFLVALGVDYNIFLMSRVREESIRLGTREGLRHGLVATGGVITSAGVVLAATFAALGVIPLAFLIQIAFIVAFGVLLDTLVVRSLLVPALVRSLGERAWWPGDPAGFRRPQAGRDSGGTA; translated from the coding sequence ATGCCCCGAACCGCCCGCCCCGCCCGGTCCTCCCGTGCCGCCCGCTGGCTGATCCCGCTGCTCCTCCTCGCCGCCTGGCTGGGTGTCGGCGGGGTGCTCGGCCCGTACGCGGGGAAGCTCGGCGAGGTCGCCACCAACGACCAAGCGGCGTTCCTGCCCCGTACCGCCGAGTCGACCCGGGTCATCGACATGCAGGAGGACTTCAGGCAGAGCGACGCCGTGCCGCTCGTCGTGGTGTGGACCGCGCGCGGGGGCGGCCCGCTGCCGGAGACGGCGCGCGCGGACGCCACCGCTGCCCTGAAGGGGATCGACGGCTCACCCCTGCTCGCCGGAAACCCCTCCCCCGCCCTCGCCTCGGACGACGGCCGCGCCCTGCGGGCGGTGGTGCCGCTGAGGACCGGTCTCGACGACGGCCTGGCCGACGCGCTGGACGAGATCGGGGCCGAGGCCCGGACGGTGCCGGGGACCGCCGTCCATCTCGCGGGCCCGGCAGCTGCCCAGGCGGACCTCAAGAACGCGTTCTCCGGGATCGACGGTCTGCTGCTGGGCGTGGCCCTCGCGACGGTGCTCGTCATCCTGCTGCTGGTCTACCGCAGCGTCCTGCTGCCGCTGCTGATCATCGTGGCCGCCGTGTTCGCGCTCGCCCTCGCCTGCGCGGTGGTGTACGCGCTCGCCGAACGCGGGATCGTGCGGGTCGACGGCCAGGTCCAGGGCATCCTGTCGATCCTGGTGATCGGTGCGGCCACGGACTACGCCCTGCTCCTGACGGCCAGATTCCGCGAAGAGCTGGAGCGGGGGGACGACCGTACGGCGGCGATGCGGGCCGCCCTGCGCCGCTCGGCCGGGCCGGTGCTGGCCAGCGCGGCCACCGTGGCGCTGGGACTGCTCGCGCTCCTGCTGAGCGATCTGACCAACAACCGTGCGCTGGGGCCCGTCGGTGCCATCGGTATCGTCTGCGCGGTCGCGGCAGCGCTCACCTTCCTCCCCGCCGTGCTCGTCCTCCTCGGCCGCGCGGCCTACTGGCCCGCGCGGCCCCACCGGGAGGATCCGGCGACGGCGACCGGCTCGCACCGGCTCTGGCGCCGGGTCGCCGACCTGGTGGACCGGGCACCGCGCCGGGTCTGGGCGGCCACGCTGGCGGCCCTGCTCGCCTGCGCCGCCTTCGCCCCGAACCTGACCTCGCGCGGAGTGCCGCTGGACGAGACCTTCGTCGGCGACGTGCCGTCCGTGGCAGCGCAGGCCGTACTCGGTGAGCACTTCCCGGGCGGCTCGGGCAGCCCCGCCGTGGTGATCGCACGCGCCGAGGCACTGGAGCCGGTCACCGCCGCCGCCCGGCAGGTACCGGGCGTCGCCTCCGTCCTCCCGACGACCGCCGGGGGCAGTCCCGGTGGCCCGCCGCTGATCGCCGAGGGCCGGATACGGCTGGACGTCACCCTGGCCGACCCCGCCGACAGCGAAGCGGCCGAACGGACCGTGGCCGCACTGCGGGACGCCGTCCGAGCGGTGCCCGGCGCCGACACGCTGGTGGGCGGGGTCACCGCCCAGCGGATCGACACCCAGCGGACGGCGGCGGCCGATCGCACCCTCATCGTGCCGGTCGTCCTGGCGATCATCCTGATCATCCTCACGGCACTGCTGCGCTCCCTGCTGATGCCGCTGCTCCTGGTGGCGACGGTCGCACTGAACTTCTTCGCCACCCTCGGCGTCGCGTCCCTGGTCTTCACCCACCTTCTGGGCTTCACCGGCACGGACGCCTCGGTACCGCTCTACGGATTCGTCTTCCTGGTGGCGCTCGGGGTGGACTACAACATCTTCCTGATGTCCCGTGTCCGCGAGGAGTCGATCCGCCTCGGCACACGCGAAGGCCTGCGCCACGGACTGGTGGCAACCGGCGGGGTGATCACCTCGGCCGGAGTGGTCCTGGCGGCGACGTTCGCGGCACTGGGGGTGATCCCGCTGGCCTTCCTGATCCAGATCGCCTTCATCGTGGCGTTCGGCGTCCTCCTGGACACCCTGGTCGTCCGCTCCCTGCTGGTCCCCGCCCTCGTGCGGAGCCTGGGCGAACGTGCCTGGTGGCCCGGTGACCCGGCCGGCTTCCGCCGTCCGCAGGCCGGACGGGACTCCGGCGGGACCGCCTAG